A stretch of DNA from Toxotes jaculatrix isolate fToxJac2 chromosome 15, fToxJac2.pri, whole genome shotgun sequence:
ACCCACTCCCAATCTGTCTGAGTCTGAGAGCTCACCAAAGTAATGAATCTTCCATCCAGCGAGCGTACCTCCATGAACTCTGGTGAGACTGGACTActcaggacacagagacaggagacaaaGAATTACAGCCATGACAGCTTTATCAGAACAATTCAATTCATCTTAGGGCTGTATTAATTGATTGTTTGGCCTCTTGGGGCCAGAGGAAACTCCTCAACAAGCTAGATAAATACATAACTCTGACATATTATTGTCTTCTAAAGTTGTTTTGGTCAATATTCTGGTAATCAGTTGCACGTTTACTCATTCAGCAGACATAGAGCAACATCAGCAAAATGCTCACCACACtattcactctcttttcagCCCTCTTGTTTTGCTCTCCATCAGCTCTTAAGAAAAATATCTTGTTGTTTGGATAATATTTGTTGACCAGCTAGTGGCTAACTTTGTCGGTCTGCCATTTGGGCAGGTAGAATacctttatattttattttagctttttgGTGTGAACTGCTGCTTGCTGAGTTAAAGCTAACACCCTAAAGCTGCTAAGAAGCTGAAATATACATGGCATTGATtgcaatgtaaaaaatattcattagtGGAGGTTTAAGGCCTCAATGTTACTTTGTTATAAATTGTTGGCTTGTCTTGGGACCATGCCACTCActcaggctgtgctgtgataTAAATATGTTGACTGATAACCATAAGCAAACCAAATAAGGATGGAAGAGAAAAGCCAGTTAGGGAAAACTCGTTAGATTACAGAATTGTCACATTCAGTTGGAGTTCATAGCTATTTTTCTCCTAAAGCCAGTGTAATAACCCCAGTGTTTTGAGACTGAATAACATTCGCATTTTCGGCCACCTTCATCCATTGGAGCAGGTGACTGCCAAGTGTAATAAACCTAACCATCCatgttttcaaatgaaactgCATCCATTTCTACTATGCCACTGCCAAACAGTGGCTTTAGTGAGCACTACACATAAATCTGAGAGCAGaggcagtgatttttttttcttttctgttcttgcAGGATGAAAAGCTTTTTGCCTTTGCTAGTTAAACTCTTGACTAGCAAGATGTCATTATATGGCAACCAAAGAATGGAGCAGACCAGGTTTCAGATAAATTTTCCAGcatgttaaattaaaatgtgaggTAAAGCCAAgtagcaacaacaaaaatactgCAGGAGATTAAAACAGTGTAGGTCAATGATATGGTCATTAAAAAGACTCACTGTGATTTCTTAAGTGAGTGTTACTTGAATATTATTGCTAAGTTTATACAACGCTTTCATGCTATTGTAAATTACGGTTCCTTACAGTTTCTGCTTGATAGAGGTAGTTGAGAATCTTGAGTCTGTCCACCGGCCTGTacggaaaagaaaaaaaattctattaaCGTTGAATATATTGGCAGCTTAGCAGttgtcatatttttttcatatccaATTCTCTTTTCTTAATCGGTTGTTCTTGTGGAAACATGCCAGCACATAGTTTCTCAAGGTCATTTGTTGCTAGCAGAACACAGATTTGAGTGTTCAAAAGAGATCCGGAGTAGTTGTCAGGTACGATATTAACAATGGGTTCTTTCTGGTCGTCACGTCCCGTGCTCCTCCAGGCTCTTCGGGTTGTCATAAAGCTGTCGAGGGGAGAAGTCACCTTCTTTAGGACTGTGGAGATGTAGAGGCAGTTTCTCTCTGGTAGGGTGGAGACTGACTCATGTTTTAGAACACGTGATGTGACAACTAAGGCACAATCTCTAGAGGACACTCACTGAATAATGCACCGTTCCATTTGTatcatttttgttattgttcaaGTGCAGTTGCCTGGCAGTAGTTGTGCATCAGACTATATGTACAtccaaaatgtcattaaataaCAAAAGACAGTTTTTCACTTCCTGTTGCATTCACTAATGACAGCTTGGTGATAGAAGCTTTTTGgctgtgagaaaaaaacattacaaaaaaaactctCACTTTGCTCAAATAGACATTTTGCCACTTTTAGATTTTCTGTGAAACCTTAATGTCAAACAAGAAAAGGGCCAACTTTTTGaagtgaaagaggaggaagcaacagTAATGTAAGATCCCCTCTGAAGTCTATAACATGATCTCACTCTGTGATAACAGACAATACCCTTCAACACCATCCTTTTATTCAGGGTGATGCATCAAGGGAAGTAATTATAGTCACTAGTGACAGATCGATGAGTAATGCAGACAGCTGTACCTTAGTCCATAAAACCCTGATTTCCCTCTGCCGCGTCCAAACATTTATAGCAGGCACGGCAACAAAGAGCAGTCAAACATACATCCTATTTAGAACGTATAGGAGAGATTCATTTCATGCAGAGTTTGTATGTGTTCATCTTAAGGTAAGTTCACATAATTCACATACTGTACCAGTGCTATTAATGTGTTTCATGTTGCATATGCTATAAATCTCAGAGTTGTGTTGTGCTAAttattttcactctcattttcaATTCAGTGCCGGCAAAAACATTTCAGGGCTTTTTGAGGAAGTCATCAACAATGTGGGCCGTGGCTCTTGCTCTTTGTTTGGGAAATATTCTCATCAGAGGAGAGGCCAGTGATCAGCATTCAGGACCACTCTCTGTGACTGAACTCTCCGAAACGGTCTCCCCTGGTCTTTTAAtagtggaaaaacagaaatccaACAGCTCAATCCAAGTAGCAGGACCAAAAACGCCACATCCTCCTATGTGCTTAGAGTCAGCTGGAATCAGAGACACCTTCAAATACGTCAATACTGtggtctctctgtttgtgtttgtcgtTGGAATAGTAGGAAATTCAGCCTTACTGAAAATTATATATGTAAACAAATGCATGAGAAGTGGACCTAACGTCCTCATTGCGAGTCTTGCTTTGGGTGATCTCATCCACATTGTGATAGACATTCCAATCAATGCATACAGGGTGAGTTATTCATCTCATAGTGAGCAATTACAATGAGAAAACAATGTCGCACCTTATTCTGTCCGTCTGCATTTTCTATCCATTTTAAACTTTGATCTTAGCTTGAGTGgactgtgggtgtttttttttttttttgttttaacagaaaatgtcctttgtttttgtttcagctcaTGGCAGAAGATTGGCCATTCGGTTTGGTGCTGTGCAAACTTGTCCCCTTCATACAGAAAACCTCTGTTGGAATTACTGTGCTGAGCCTATGTGCTCTGAGTGTTGACAGGTAAAGAGATAAGCAGTGCTGTCCTGTGCCCTACAAGAAAATAGTGTTTGCCGGCTACTATCTGCATTTCCCCAAGGAGATGGACTTGTTTTGCATTAGCCCttgaaatgttcttttattGAAAAAATATATCATTGTTGCAGACAAAAAGCCATAACATTTTCCCTCTGATTTTGCAGATACAGAGCTGTAGTATCCTGGAATCGAATCAAAGGCATCGGGGTTTCAGTGTGGACAGCAATCGAAATAACTCTGATATGGGTTATTTCTATCCTGCTGGCTGTGCCTGAAGTTGTCGGCTTTGATATGATAACAATGAACTATAAAGACAAGCATCTGAGAATATGTCTGCTTCATCCCATGCAAACCACACAGTTCATGCAGGTATCGTAATTGTCTCCACCCAGTGCAACAGGAAGAAATACACAGATCAATAAGTGTctgatttgattgtttttttttcatatacaaCATGCAGTGATAATTTATAACTGTtgaaaggaaattaaattatttctcCTAACTTCATCCAACAGATAGCAACACATTGTTGTAGACGTCCTTGTAGACTTATCTATGTGTCTCAGATATTGTTTAATGCATGCTTTAACATAACAACCATTGATCGTCCTGTCTTctgcagcactgactgactgtgggcTTCTGTCATGTTTAATCAACAGTTTTATAAATCAGTGAAGGACTGGTGGCTCTTTGGCTTCTACTTTTGCATGCCACTGGCTTGGACCGCCGTCTTCTACGCACTCATGACCAGGAAAATGCTGAGAAAGACTGAGAATACATTAAGCAGCCACACCAAGCAGGTTATTAATTAACCATCCACTtttaaacacactttttttctgctgtttttattaaCATCTTCAGGTTTAACATACATTTTAacattaatttaatattttcttttcttttaaagagaCTAGAAGTTGCAAAAACAGTCTTCTGCTTGGTAATTGTGTTTGCGCTCTGTTGGTTGCCTCTATACGTCAGCAGAATTTTAAAATCAACCATATATGATGAGAAAGACCCTAATAGGTGTCAACTACTAAGGTGAGCATTTAaaatttagggttttttttattgttcattacCTGGTCTGTACTGTTTTTGTGTGGTTTACTTAATTTTATGCttctttttcagtgtctttcttgTCCTCGACTATTTTGGCATCAATATGGCATCACTCAACTCATGCGTCAACCCTATTGCATTGTACACAGTCAGCAAAACATTCCAGAAATGTTTCAAGGTGAGATATACCGTCATTCTCATATTTTTGTTCCTATGTATTGCATTATTCAATTTTAGACAAAGCTGGTGAAAACAATTCGATTCACATTGGATGAGTTATCATATGTGTCATCAAGGACATATGGAGTCATGTCTGTAAAATGGCCAGACTGGAGCAAGTGAGTGAATGACCTGAGGGGGTAATAAGTGAAAATGGTCTGGAAAAACATtgtctggaaagaaaaaaagaaaaaaaaaacacccacttGGCAATGAACCAGACAGTCTGTCACTGAATCAGAGTGAAGTGTtatgaggaagaagaaaacatagCTTCAAGGCAATTTTCAAGGGAAGAAATTCAAAAGCCTTTATTGTACTACTAGCTCAGAAGAAGATATCTAAAACATACTTTGATTTCTTTGGGCTATCATCAGGTTTTTGCACACAACAGTGAATGAAGATCTAGTTTTGTTCCGCAATTATGGTTTTTGTGT
This window harbors:
- the LOC121194437 gene encoding endothelin receptor type B-like produces the protein MWAVALALCLGNILIRGEASDQHSGPLSVTELSETVSPGLLIVEKQKSNSSIQVAGPKTPHPPMCLESAGIRDTFKYVNTVVSLFVFVVGIVGNSALLKIIYVNKCMRSGPNVLIASLALGDLIHIVIDIPINAYRLMAEDWPFGLVLCKLVPFIQKTSVGITVLSLCALSVDRYRAVVSWNRIKGIGVSVWTAIEITLIWVISILLAVPEVVGFDMITMNYKDKHLRICLLHPMQTTQFMQFYKSVKDWWLFGFYFCMPLAWTAVFYALMTRKMLRKTENTLSSHTKQRLEVAKTVFCLVIVFALCWLPLYVSRILKSTIYDEKDPNRCQLLSVFLVLDYFGINMASLNSCVNPIALYTVSKTFQKCFKACLCSWCLPLRAVAHDEVQSVVKSRMQDQASDQSSNIKAHKQTSTPLREQENTLLC